TCCTAAATGGCTAAAATAGCAACTGTGCTTAAGCATGACTGAAGccattttccaagaaaattaaAGCACGTAGGTATTAGAATGGCTTCTGGGATTTTAAATCTGtaacacattttcaaagtaGAAGGCAGGGCTCCTAAACATGAGCTTTGTGTCAAATCCTGAGTGATGGCTGGCTGGTACCTTTTCACCCCTCTCTGCcgaggggagggcagagggcagcacagGAACTGTACTCTGGGCTTACTACAACCCTGTAAATGTGTAACTTCCTTCAGCAGTACGgctgttctgttttctcaaaGCAACCTCTGAACTAATTTGGCATGTAAGGCTAAACCTGAGGTACAGAATAACTTCAACATGACTAAACTCATGCTGTAACAGATGTTAAGCAACTGTGCCTGTGCTGTGGGTGCCAGGCTTCTCTGGCAGGCTGTAGGTGGCCACACCTTGTGTAAATTGTTGTTGTGTGCAATGCCACAGTTCCAGCTGTGAAGTCTAATACAGACACGTGTCGTGAGGTGCAGAGTATGTCACTCCTCACTAGCATGTGGATTCTTACTGAGTTGAAATTGTCAGATAAGATTTTAAATCTAGAGATCAGTGCAAACTAAtaaactgcttttttccccccttttctgtctttctgtaggAACCTTGCCCTTGGGGGaggcttgctgctgcttttggccGAGTCGCGCTCAGAGGGGAAGAGCATGTTTGCTGGTGTCCCTACCATGCGGGAAAGCTCTCCTAAGcagtacatgcagctggggggCCGTGTGCTGCTCGTCCTCATGTTCATGACACTACTGCATTTTGATATGAACTTCTTTTCTGTAAGTATCTGAGTACAAAAGCGTGAGTTAAGGAACCAGAATATAGTACAAACGCCAGACTGGCTACAGGACCTACTCAAGGTTTATCATTTAAGTCTCTTTTTAgtagaattaatatttttaaaagttactaaATCACCTATGCCATGACAACCTGCTCTGCTGAACTTACCCATGCTGTTCTGATGTTTATGTCTGCATGTCTATTTTAAGACCCCTATGTaagcttgtgggtttttttccttgcagattCTGCAGAACATTGTGGGCACAGCCCTGATTATCTTGGTGGCAATTGGCTTCAAGACTAAGCTGGCTGCCTTGACTCTAGTCATCTGGCTGTTTGGCATCAACATCTACTTCAATGCCTTCTGGACCGTCCCAGCCTACAAGCCCATGCACGACTTCCTCAAATACGATTTCTTCCAGACCATGTCTGTAATTGGAGGGCTCCTCCTCGTGGTTGCACTGGGCCCTGGCGGAGTCTCCatggatgagaagaaaaaagagtggTAACAGGAATAGCAACACTTCTTGGGACATCATGTATTAAGTCCAGAACTGATTCTCTATGGATTCAACAAAAACTGCCAGCATTTTACACATACATGCCCCCTTCCTATTAAAGGCACAGATGTTTTGAAATTGATTTACAGTGGCACCAGTAATGTAATAGATAAAATCCTGTTCCTTCACAGAATGTTGCCTAGGCTTATTCTAACTTCCTAGATTTGGAACTAACCCAAGGAACCTGCATTTTGCTGATGCTTCAGTGAGGTGCAGTAGAACAGTTGCTGTTTTTAATGTcagcaatgttttaaaatttgaagtACTGTGAGCAGATACAGCTGTATCATTCAGTGTGCTGTCAGGTTCTAGTTATAACTAAAAAAGTGGATCCCCTTTCTCACCCTCATCAAAACTGTCTTGTGCATAAGGAGTTCCATTGCTGGTTATAGCATTGCTTATCAAGGTGGAAAGcagcatcaaaagaaaaaattgctgttggtttgctGCTCTGAGGCCTGTAATTCCATTATGTTTAACAAGAGGGgaaggcctttcctgccccctAAAGAAAACCCTGTAAGTAGTTGTACCCTCTTCTAGGTCAGAAAAGGGAGAGGGTTTTCTAACATGTCCCAGTTCTCTCTTGAGGGGAACAAGGGAGAATCCTGTATTGCTAAGAAGGAATCCTGTATGGCTAATCAGCTttcaagaaggaagaggggggagATACTCCTGAAGAAGCAGAACATTAGATTCTGTTAAAATTCTGTGCCAAAAGAACTCTATTCAATATTCTTTTCCCCAAAGTTGCCCCTCCTAAATTCCCAAGAAGGGACTCAAGTTTGCTGCAGCTTCCATAATAAAAGCTCCTTTCTGCTATTAACCAGCTTCCACCCATATGTGCCCTAAATTCATATCCAAAATGAGGTTATTGGTGAACATGTCTTCAGAATTACAGAAGCTCCCCGTTCGCCTGCACTCAGTACGTGCAAGATGAGAGCAGTCAATCTTCTAATCTGTAGTCTTTGCTTCTTAGATTCACTTCTAGTCAGTCTCTCAGCTGTGAAAGTCCCAGTGACTGAACAGTGGAAGAGCCAGGGTGCTGAACTTGGGAGTacagccccttccctctgccatCTCGGACCGCACCAGAGGTGTGTAGGGGGGGAACATGGAAGTCAGCTGTGTGCTGCCATAGCCCCAGTTCTCAACTCTGTGTGCAGTTACAGCTGGAGAACACAAGTGCGAAGCCTGTGCAGCAAATCAGGCAGCTGGGGAAGTAACTTGCATGTTCGGAGAGGAACTTCAGCGTAATggtgaggagagaggaaggCCCTGTTTTCACCTCTCAGTGCCACAGCCTCTGTGCCATGAACATGCTTAGTGCTGCTCAGAGGTGTTTTGTCCTCTGCTAGTCAACTAGGTGTACCTGTTTCACTAGATCATGAAAGAATTCTAGAAAGCATGAGCCCTACCAACTTGCTAATGCTACGTTGATTCCTTGCACTGTTGTCTCCCTTGAGAAAGCTGCTCAGCTGTTCAAGGAGCGATTCAGCTGAACACCTCCAGCAGGAGCTATTTACCAGGGTCTCCGGGTAAGGACACTAACCTGGACAGTGCAGCTTAAAGGTTGCATTTTAGGAGAGAAAAACTAGGCTGAAAGAACTGATGACAAACAGAAGAGCACGGCTGAATGTTTAGCCAGTGATTTCATCATCTTAAGGGGAAAATAGCCTATGTAAtagcaagatgtgctgctgccACTGAAGGAAAGGGATTCGTATGTGGGGTAGATGGGAGGGGAAGCCAGCATTCAAGTTCAGGTCATGTAGAAGGCTCTTTTTAAATAGGTTCTGTGAGAGAAGTTTTCACCTCAAGTGTTCACTGTGCCTGTCTCCTCAATGCAAAAGAAACTGGTCCATTCAGTTACGGAGAGGCAGCACAGGATGCTTTGCTCAGTTTCACTGCGGGTCCCGGAATGGTTTTAGACCAAGGCAGCCATCCTCAGATATCTTAACTGCTGTTAATGCTCTTAGTATTTATAAATAGGATGATAGAAACAACTCCTGTAAGTAGCCCTGAAGTTGCCTTCCTCAACTTTGTGTCTGAACTAAGGAGCTGGATGAAGGACTAGAGTGAAGTATTGGCCAGTTTCCTGTGTGAAAATCAAGTCCCCTTTCTACTAAAAGGCCCCAGAAGAGGAAGAGATACTGTCTAttgcagcagaaatattttggtaCTGAAGGGGCACAGTTAGGTGGGAGGGCATTATAAGACATTTCTTGGCAGCGCAAGGTGCAGACTTACTAACTGTGAGTCCTGATGCAGAAGATTCTGGTTTCCTACGTACACTGCTGTATTCATGCATCTCCGAAAAATGCAGTGACCTCTCCCCGTGGCTGAGAAGCTCTCACAAGCAGGATGTCAGCTATCAATTGGCTCTGCAAAGTGTTCCGGAATTcattctgaatatatttttgctttctatgtggaaaaagaaataagtataAATTCTCATTTTATGCTGTATTTTGTACCTTAGttgtgtttgaaaatgttttgatttttttggaaacaatcaaaataaaacaatggcATCTTTGTATCCACTTGGCGTGTGTGACTAGTGACGCTCCGCAGAGAGACGACCTGGAAACGCGCAGTAGGGGCCTGGCGTGCTTTCTCTCCTGCCTACTGGAAATCATCTTTCCTTCAAGAGTTCTGAGCACCAGGCTGCTTGTACCTGACCACAGCAGTGATCCTTCCTGTGGCGGAGGGGTGGCTTGAGGCTGTTAGAATACAACTTAATTACTGAATTTCTCCCCATTattcccctccccagctggaACAGGCAGACACTTCAGCCAGTCCTGGGCACCCTCTAGAATTGTTAGACAACAGGCTTCAGGCCACATCTTTATCATAAAATTTATTTGCCATTGGTTACTTTCTTGAAGTTCTTGGGTTTTCGATGACGACTcttgaatttcttctttaaagggcCTGACTGTTTctgtagaggggaaaaaaaaagttcatcaGCTTATTTCCAAAACCCAAATCCAGCCCTGCCCAAGATGGCTTAAGGAGAAACTGAGTGCACCCTCCTTTACCAACAGAGACAGAAGAAGCACAGCCCTGGTCACAGAGCTGGCCAGCATGgctccttccccaccctgcaAGTGAGCACCCCTCTCTCTGATGGGCATATGGCGCTGTTGGGTACAAACAGCGACAGTTGCTGTAGAAACGAGCCTCTCCTTCAGCCAGCCTTAACTTTCTGATTTTATGTGGTTATAAAGGATCCAGTTTCTTCCTCAGGGGCTGCCTTAGAGCATTAAAGGTTTATCCATCTTTATGTATGTAAAACCTGCCTGCTTCCCACGCTGAGAAGGGTGAGGGTATGTCCCACAAGGCAGGacctggccagctcctccagagAGGCAGGAAAAGCATCTAGAAGGAGCCTGTGACTTCAAAAGGGTGTAACTAAACTAGTGTTAGTGTGTTTATGGGGAGGAAGATTACGGAACCCACAAGACACACTTCAGTCTCCCTGTTACAGAGCGTGTGCAGCAGGATCCCATCAAAGATGAGCTATTCACACCGGCAGGAGCATCCCTAGATAGAACAGACAGGATAAACATTTCCCGGTAGTAACTCACACCTCAGGATGCGAGTCAGCGGCTGGCACACTGGGAAAGCCTATTCTGAACAGCTTCACACCTTCTGCTGGTTCTCGGACAGGAATAGATGAGACGAACACCTACAGGATGGGAGCGGTTCCGCactcccctgctgctgctcgCGGCAGCCTGACTCCCACCTTTCCCCTTTTGCTGCCAACTGCTCTGCTGACATCCATCCTGCCGTCCTCGCCGGTCGCATCACCGTTCTGCTTGGCCCCCTCGTCCTCACTGTCTGTTGCAAAGTCATCGCTGCCCTTCGAGGTTTGTGGAGCTGATGGGCttttttctgggaagagcgCAGCTAAAATACAAAGATTTAGCTGAGGACCAGTTCCCTGTGCGGACAGGTGAACTTTACTTTGAGGACATCCCAAAGGTGATTTGCCAAGCTGCTCCCACTCTCCGAACATATACCTGTCACTACGGAAATATTTGGGAAATAAGCACACTAGTGTGTTGTTAGAAACGTGCCTGGTGCTCCCACTAGCGCCGTTCTGGGAAGCGCTCAGCACAGGCAGTTCTGCACCCACTCTCCTACAGCAAGGCAGTGCCTCCAGCTCTAAGTCAGGCTTACTTGTAATGGCCTGACCAGCCCCTACCAGATGGGAGCACTTGCCATAGAGAtacctgcagcagcaaatcccagTGCATCTTTTATCCCTGCCCTCACGCCTTATGTGATCCAGCTCTGGTTACTACTTAGTGATAACTGATGTTTCTTTGGCAGTGGTAAGCTTTTCTGAAACCCAAAAATCCCAACTGGGTGGAAGCCACATGCCTCTGGCATGcaagcagcagggagcagtAAAAAGCCAGGAGAAAATGAGCTGACAAACTCCCTTCAGCACACAGATGCTACCAGTTCTCTTACTCACGTGGGTACAAGTCACTCATGCTGTCGTCAGTCTCCTCTCCGTCCTCATCACTGGACTTTGGCTCCCAGAACTCCTCTTTTCTGTAAGGCTGCCTGCTCCCGTTCGTGTGGTCATCGGGGTGCTGCGTCCGCTGCTTCTTCTGTCGCAAGCAGGGAGGGACGTACTCCACTCCTTCCTTCTGGCACTCCTCATCTAGTAGGGCGAGGGGTTGGGCAGTGCTTAGCAAGGCTACCCAGTCACCttattccttttcatttccagCTCTAGCTTATATTAAATGCAACTCAAGCTCCAACTCTAGTATACGTTCACATAATCTACAGCGATATTATGGACcatgaaagacaggaaaaatgttattgcagaggctgtgctggatGTGTGAACCACCCTCTCTGGGAAGTTTTAGAATGGCTCCTCTCAAGCAAGGATGTTTCAAGGTATTTGCTAGAGGCCTACTGCTCCCCACAGCTAGGATCTTCCTTCCTAGCTGAGCAGAACACACAGCAACAGCAGTACCTTACTGTCAATCTAAAGAAAATGTATCCCCTTCCCACTGGAATCTCAACagctcaggggaaaaaagctggcTGCTTGTATCTTCAGGAAAGCCACTTACACATTTTTAGGGCCTTCTGATAGCGCTTCCCCTGGACATGACGCAGCACGTGCTCTGGAAGCTTGTTGATGTGTCTGAGAGTGAGCTTGCAAAATAGCTGGTGTCTGACaggcacagaaagaaagaaaaagccagcGACAGAGTTTAAGTATGCTATTACTTAATAGCTTCTCACTTATAAACACTGTGCTCAAAGTCGATAAATACTTTTATAAAGACCTTCCCAGCCTCCCAAAACCCATAAAGACTCAAAAAACTTTGTAAAGGTCAACCATTTACATCTGAGATTGAACAAAGTGTGAAGCACAACACGCAAGAGGAAGAATACGTACAGGTTCTTTGTGCTGGGCACTATATGGGGCTCAAACTTGCCATAGTCAAACTCTCTGGCTGTCTTTATTAGCCGCTGGTACTTCTTGCCATTAGTATAAGCCTGCAGCTCTGACAGCCGGCACGGTATCTCGTGGCCTGTCAGCCTGCATCTCACCTGAAGAAAAATGATACCTGGTCAGGGAAGCCCACAGGATTATGCCCAGGGCTGAGGAGGGCAGAGAGatcccagctccctccagcatcctcctccccagccttcCTCCGGCTTCCACGGCGGGAGAAAAGCCTCCAGGCCGGGGAGCTCGCTGGGGCCGAGCTCAGCTGTTGGGGCACCTTCCCCGGCCTGCTATCCACCGGCCGTGCCCCCCCTCACGGCCCCGCTCCAGGGGCGGCCTCAGCCCTCGAGGCgcccctcagcccccagccccagccccaccttgcccggccccgcggggctaAGGAGCGGGTGGTGCCGCAGGAAGAGCCGCTCCTCCTCGGGCACCTCGAGGGCGACCGCGCCACCAGCAGGACCCGGCCCCGCCATGCAGACGCggctgcaggcgggagctcgCCTCCACTTCCGGTGCCGGCCGCGCCGGGGCGGAGCCGGGACCATAGAGAGGGGCGGCTAGAGAGGAGCCCGCCCGTCGGCccgggccgggggtggggggcggtgTCGCCATGGCGACCTGGAGGCTACTGCTGCGCGCGGGGCCGCGGCTGCTGCGGGAGCGCCGGGGACGGGTGAGGGAAGCGGGGGTGCCCGGGTCTGAGGGAAGCGGCGGGTCCCGAGGGGTGTGGGGGTACCCGGGTCTGAGAGCTGAGGGGATCGGGGAGTTctgaggggagcgggggggctCAGACTGAGGGTGGCGGGGGGTCCCgaggggagctggagggggatCCGAGGGGACCGGCGTGTTCAGAGGGGAGCGGAGTGGGGtcccggggctgggggaagctggaggggggggggggggtaccCGAGCTGAGGGGAGCAGGGCGGGGTCCCTGgctgaggggagcgggggggcaGCGGTACCCGAGCTGAAGGGAGTGGGGCTGGGTGAGGGGAGCGGGGGGTCCCGAGGAGAGTGGGGGTACAACACTGGTCTGAGGGGAACGGGGAGGGGGGTCCGGGGCTAAGGGaagctgggggtgtgtgtgtctgagTTGAGCGGGGGCCCCGAGGGGAGCCGGGAGGTTctgaggggagctgggggggcggTACCCGAGCtgaggggggcgggggtccTGGGTGAGGCCCCGATCCCGCCCGGGGCCCGTCCCCCCGCGGTGCTCGGCGCTGTACGTGAGCCCCGCCGGGCTCCCCcagccgccgccccccccccccccagttgcCGGGGTCTGGGCTTTGGCTGCGGTGGGTCAGTGCCCCCCGTCGCGGTGTCGGGACCGGCTTCACTGCACGGGGCGAGGCGGTGCTGAAAGTGAGCGGAGTCGGTGGCAAAAAGGCTGTAAATCTGCCCTTGTGCCGCTCCAGCGTggcgggaagggggggaagTGCGAAGGGCAGGTGCGTGTCTGGCATTTATTTCAAGAACAAATTAAGATGGTGTGTACATGTGCTGTTAGTGTGGATGGAAAGGGATAGCTCATTTGCTGTGCTATGCTCAGCTCTGTAACTggaatttgaatattttttttttaattataaccTACCCGTAGCATTTCAGAGGCAGTTGTTCAGATGAGGCTTATACCAATGGGTAAACAAAATGTCATGCAATCATTGAGACAGCTGAGATCATCTAGATACAAGTTTTACAAAGCAGAGACACTACAAAGGATCTTTCGTATTTCATGTAGGTACCGCATTGCTTGATCAGAAGAACATTTTTTGGGTATCCCCTAGATAAAGCAGGTTCTGCTCTGGTCCAGCAGACTAAAGGTAAGAAAAGGTTTGCCTGGGCTTCTGCCCTGGTTCAACCTCATGCCAAGAGGTGACATTTTCTGGAGGAATTTGGTGTCTCCTCTCCTGTACAAATCCTGTTTCTCATTCTGTTTTCCGCTAGGTGTTTGTTTGAGGTTCTGCAGACTACGAAGTTCTACAACAGCTGCTGACACATCTGGAGAGGACATCTTACTCAAATGGGGCCTTTTCCTGGTCCCTTTGACCACATTCTGTCTTGGCACTTGGCAGGTACAATTAAATATCTcattttttcaagaaataaGCACTTGAGGGCTGTCCGGTTTTTCAGTTTCTGGCTGTTTAATCTAGTTCAAATCCTATACGATTTgctgttattttacttttctgtttttcaagtgtCCATTTGTAAGTCTTTCAAGGAGAGAGTCTTATTTTTTACACTTGTatttcagtataaatatttCCTCAAATTAAAGTCAGTAGCTTCCATTTCCATATCTCCAGTTACCCTGATTTAGGCTGGGTCTGAGGAGAAACTTATGACAAAGATTTTAAGGCTTGCTGAGGTTATTACATTGCTCTGTTCTACCATAAGGAAttacttttgtgtttgtgtACTTTCAGGTTCAGCGACGAAAGTGGAAATTAGATTTGATTGCACAACTGGCATCGAGAATTACATCAGAGCCCATCCCTCTGACATTAGAGTATGGAAGCTGAGAGTTTATT
The Phalacrocorax carbo chromosome 18, bPhaCar2.1, whole genome shotgun sequence DNA segment above includes these coding regions:
- the SURF4 gene encoding surfeit locus protein 4, with the protein product MGQNDIMNTAEDFADQFLRVTKQYLPHVARLCLISTFLEDGIRMWFQWSEQRDYIDGTWNCGYFLASIFVFINLFGQLSGCILVLSRNFVQYACFGLFGIIALQTIAYSILWDLKFLMRNLALGGGLLLLLAESRSEGKSMFAGVPTMRESSPKQYMQLGGRVLLVLMFMTLLHFDMNFFSILQNIVGTALIILVAIGFKTKLAALTLVIWLFGINIYFNAFWTVPAYKPMHDFLKYDFFQTMSVIGGLLLVVALGPGGVSMDEKKKEW
- the SURF2 gene encoding surfeit locus protein 2, whose translation is MAGPGPAGGAVALEVPEEERLFLRHHPLLSPAGPGKVRCRLTGHEIPCRLSELQAYTNGKKYQRLIKTAREFDYGKFEPHIVPSTKNLHQLFCKLTLRHINKLPEHVLRHVQGKRYQKALKMYEECQKEGVEYVPPCLRQKKQRTQHPDDHTNGSRQPYRKEEFWEPKSSDEDGEETDDSMSDLYPPALFPEKSPSAPQTSKGSDDFATDSEDEGAKQNGDATGEDGRMDVSRAVGSKRGKKQSGPLKKKFKSRHRKPKNFKKVTNGK